A stretch of Desulfotalea psychrophila LSv54 DNA encodes these proteins:
- a CDS encoding arginyltransferase translates to MNREKSLNGTLSAYDLWAAEEFSCIEEKLEQVFVDVETDCPYGLPQQAVFHQAFFAPLEEHVVGLFLAAGYRRNGNCLYTMRCPHCTACQPIRLQVEQFSPSRSQKRNRKKNDDIAASFLPLVRSQEHLDLCDRFLQNRYPSDNSAERYYADFFENGLTHTEQLEFRQGGRLLGNAIVDHGEHWLNAVYFFFDPEESGRGLGTYNVLRLIDFCRERGIIYLYLGFYIRDVQAMNYKDTFRPYQLLEDGVWCSYSGASSRDLSRK, encoded by the coding sequence ATGAATAGAGAAAAAAGTCTGAATGGAACCCTGTCTGCCTATGATCTTTGGGCAGCCGAAGAGTTCTCTTGTATCGAGGAAAAGCTGGAACAAGTTTTTGTTGATGTAGAGACCGATTGTCCCTATGGGCTGCCCCAGCAGGCAGTTTTCCATCAGGCTTTTTTTGCCCCTTTGGAGGAGCATGTTGTCGGCCTCTTTTTGGCTGCAGGCTATCGTCGTAACGGCAACTGCCTCTATACCATGCGCTGTCCTCACTGTACGGCCTGCCAGCCTATTCGTCTTCAGGTAGAGCAATTTTCTCCGAGCAGGAGTCAAAAGAGAAATAGAAAAAAGAACGATGATATAGCTGCCTCCTTTCTTCCTCTGGTACGGAGTCAGGAGCACCTTGATCTCTGTGATCGGTTTTTACAGAATCGATACCCTTCAGATAATAGTGCCGAAAGGTACTATGCCGATTTCTTCGAAAATGGCCTGACCCATACGGAGCAGCTAGAGTTTCGTCAGGGTGGGCGTCTGTTGGGTAATGCCATTGTCGACCATGGAGAGCACTGGCTGAATGCCGTCTATTTTTTCTTTGATCCTGAGGAGAGTGGCCGTGGTCTGGGCACCTATAATGTCCTGCGTTTGATTGATTTTTGCCGAGAGCGGGGGATTATCTATCTCTATCTGGGCTTCTATATCAGAGATGTGCAGGCCATGAACTATAAGGATACGTTTAGGCCCTATCAGCTCCTGGAAGATGGCGTTTGGTGCAGCTATTCAGGGGCGTCGAGTAGGGATCTGTCAAGAAAATAG
- a CDS encoding MFS transporter produces MPGRTLITLLLSIFIALLGIGIIVPVMPIYAETLGAGGFALGMIIASFSVSRCILQPIIGNLSDSLGRKRFLIAGLLIYALVGLLIPEAESIQSLIFIRLLHGMGSAMIVPIAMAYVSQMAPYGHEGRYMSFLNIAIFSGMGCGPIIGGIFFDTLGFKAVFYMMAAMSFLAAILITANLPNREETKSIKLQASLLSSMKRMVANRHTRGVLITRYATMTALVPSMAFLPFIMTESGYSSGTLVGLVIACRTLVNAALQFPCGKLADRYNKLTLLFIGVWVMVIATSLIPEAEKITSFFLIYALLGCGEAIVWPTLAAYASLDGRENYGHGTMMGVFNLAMSGGVFTGALLAGYSMDSIGLRWAFYIPAITIATIASLGMALIYRAERQRSEALISTQGDKVHK; encoded by the coding sequence ATGCCAGGCAGAACTCTTATTACCCTATTACTCTCTATTTTTATCGCCCTGCTCGGCATAGGGATTATTGTCCCCGTCATGCCCATCTATGCAGAGACTCTGGGCGCCGGTGGCTTTGCTCTGGGGATGATTATTGCCTCATTTTCGGTAAGCAGATGCATCCTCCAGCCAATCATAGGCAACCTCTCCGATAGCCTGGGACGAAAGAGATTTCTTATTGCCGGGCTTCTTATCTACGCCCTTGTCGGCCTGCTTATCCCCGAAGCAGAAAGTATCCAAAGCCTGATATTCATCCGCCTCCTCCACGGAATGGGTTCAGCCATGATTGTCCCCATCGCCATGGCCTATGTGAGTCAAATGGCTCCTTACGGCCATGAGGGCAGATATATGAGTTTTCTTAATATAGCTATTTTTTCTGGAATGGGCTGCGGACCAATCATCGGCGGTATATTCTTTGATACCCTCGGTTTTAAAGCAGTTTTTTATATGATGGCTGCCATGAGCTTTCTGGCTGCCATTCTCATCACCGCTAATCTCCCAAACAGAGAAGAAACTAAGAGCATAAAACTACAGGCAAGCCTCCTCTCTTCAATGAAAAGAATGGTCGCAAATAGACACACTCGGGGTGTCCTTATTACCCGCTACGCAACCATGACAGCCCTAGTCCCCTCCATGGCCTTTTTACCATTTATCATGACAGAATCAGGATACAGTAGCGGCACCTTGGTGGGTTTGGTCATTGCCTGTCGTACCCTGGTCAATGCCGCCCTGCAGTTTCCCTGTGGTAAACTGGCAGACAGGTACAATAAACTTACCCTGCTTTTTATTGGGGTATGGGTAATGGTCATTGCCACCAGCCTCATTCCCGAGGCTGAGAAGATCACCAGCTTTTTTCTCATCTACGCTTTACTTGGCTGTGGGGAGGCAATCGTCTGGCCGACCCTTGCCGCCTACGCCTCTCTGGATGGACGAGAAAACTATGGGCATGGGACGATGATGGGCGTTTTCAACCTGGCCATGAGTGGAGGGGTGTTCACCGGTGCCCTCCTAGCCGGCTACAGCATGGACAGCATTGGCCTCCGTTGGGCCTTTTATATTCCGGCCATTACCATCGCAACCATTGCAAGCCTTGGCATGGCCCTCATCTACAGGGCAGAGAGACAAAGAAGCGAAGCCCTTATCAGCACACAAGGAGACAAGGTTCACAAATAG